From one Chryseobacterium sp. 3008163 genomic stretch:
- a CDS encoding cold shock domain-containing protein, with amino-acid sequence MIMYVDANGQLTSTPPDNSNKSVIDLDNIQLGAAPIQEEDPIKSGIVTFFSDKGYGFITEDNSKENVFFHSNNCIDIIKKGNKVSFEKERSPKGFSAINIKIIR; translated from the coding sequence ATGATTATGTATGTAGATGCAAATGGTCAGTTAACAAGTACACCTCCTGATAACAGCAACAAAAGTGTCATTGATTTGGATAACATTCAATTGGGTGCAGCTCCTATTCAGGAAGAAGATCCAATCAAGTCTGGTATCGTTACTTTTTTCAGCGACAAAGGATACGGATTTATCACTGAAGATAACTCTAAAGAAAATGTATTCTTCCACAGCAACAATTGTATTGATATCATCAAAAAAGGAAACAAAGTATCTTTCGAAAAAGAAAGATCACCAAAAGGTTTCTCTGCAATCAATATCAAAATCATCAGATAG
- a CDS encoding polyribonucleotide nucleotidyltransferase, producing the protein MSIPQAITETIILADGREITIETGKLAKQADGSVVVKIGGTMLLATVVASKEAKDGVDFLPLTVDYREKFYAGGKIPGNFFRREARPSDQEILTMRLVDRVLRPLFPEDFHAEVQVMISLISYDGQSIPDDLAGLAASAAIAITDIPFNGPMSEVRVVRIDGKLAVNPNYEDLKLADLDIMVGATKDSIVMVEGEMKEISEAEMLEAIQFAHVEIKKQVEAQERLAEKVGKSLPKREYSHENHDEAIREKVWKETYDKVYEVAKIPSGKEERGEKFKAVLAEFLSQYVEHAEELERVTPFAKVYFHDVEKEAMRQMILNDKIRLDGRDPQTIRPIWSEIDYLPGAHGSAIFTRGETQSLTAVTLGSVKDANMVDSVMVNYDERFFLHYNFPPFSTGEARPLRGTSRREVGHGNLAQRALANMIPEENPYTIRIVSDILESNGSSSMATVCAGTLALMDAGVQIKKPVSGIAMGLVTDVKSGKFTVLSDILGDEDHLGDMDFKVTGTADGITACQMDIKIQGLSMDIMEKALLQARDGRLHILDKLNETISAPREDVKPHAPKMVMLEISKDFIGAVIGPGGKIIQQMQKDTDTVIAIEEVGEIGRIEISGVSREKINEAIARINEITFVPTVGEVYQGKVVKVMDFGAFVAIAKGTEGLLHISEIEWARLDKVPYKEGDEVEVKFMGYDDRKKMKLSRKVLLPRPERPAQKPRNEGNVNPEGKDQPGEHKPLNEA; encoded by the coding sequence ATGAGTATACCTCAAGCAATTACAGAGACGATCATTCTTGCAGACGGCAGAGAGATCACAATTGAAACAGGAAAATTAGCAAAACAGGCTGATGGTTCTGTAGTCGTAAAAATCGGCGGAACAATGCTTTTAGCAACTGTTGTAGCCAGCAAAGAAGCAAAAGATGGTGTAGATTTCTTACCATTGACAGTAGATTACAGAGAAAAATTCTATGCAGGTGGAAAAATTCCTGGAAACTTTTTTAGAAGAGAAGCTAGACCTTCAGATCAGGAAATCCTGACAATGCGTTTGGTAGACAGGGTTCTAAGACCATTATTCCCTGAAGATTTCCATGCGGAAGTTCAGGTGATGATTTCATTGATTTCTTATGACGGACAGTCAATTCCTGACGATTTAGCAGGTCTTGCAGCTTCGGCAGCGATTGCAATTACTGATATTCCTTTCAACGGACCAATGTCTGAAGTAAGAGTAGTAAGAATTGACGGGAAATTAGCGGTAAACCCTAATTATGAAGATCTTAAATTGGCTGACCTTGACATCATGGTGGGTGCAACTAAAGATTCTATCGTAATGGTGGAAGGTGAGATGAAAGAAATTTCTGAGGCAGAAATGCTTGAAGCAATTCAATTCGCTCATGTTGAAATCAAAAAACAAGTTGAAGCTCAGGAAAGATTAGCTGAAAAAGTAGGCAAATCTTTACCAAAAAGAGAATATAGCCACGAAAATCACGACGAAGCAATTCGTGAGAAAGTGTGGAAAGAAACATACGATAAAGTATACGAAGTAGCAAAAATTCCTTCAGGAAAAGAAGAGAGGGGTGAGAAATTTAAAGCTGTATTGGCTGAATTTTTATCTCAATATGTAGAACATGCTGAAGAGTTAGAAAGAGTAACTCCTTTCGCAAAAGTATATTTCCATGACGTGGAAAAAGAAGCGATGCGTCAGATGATTTTAAATGATAAAATCCGTCTTGATGGTCGTGATCCTCAAACGATTCGCCCGATCTGGAGCGAAATCGATTATTTACCTGGAGCTCACGGTTCTGCAATCTTCACAAGAGGTGAAACTCAATCTTTAACTGCTGTAACTTTAGGTTCAGTAAAAGATGCGAACATGGTAGACAGCGTAATGGTAAACTATGACGAAAGATTCTTCTTACATTATAACTTCCCGCCGTTCTCAACAGGTGAAGCTCGTCCTTTGAGAGGAACTTCAAGAAGAGAAGTAGGTCACGGAAACTTAGCTCAAAGAGCTTTGGCGAATATGATCCCGGAAGAAAATCCTTATACCATCCGTATCGTTTCTGATATTTTAGAATCAAACGGTTCATCTTCTATGGCGACTGTTTGTGCAGGAACTTTAGCATTGATGGATGCAGGTGTTCAAATCAAGAAACCGGTTTCTGGTATTGCAATGGGATTGGTAACTGATGTAAAATCAGGAAAATTCACTGTACTTTCTGACATCTTGGGTGATGAAGATCACTTGGGAGATATGGACTTTAAAGTAACCGGAACAGCAGATGGAATCACCGCTTGTCAGATGGACATCAAGATTCAAGGATTGTCGATGGACATTATGGAAAAAGCGCTTCTACAAGCTAGAGACGGAAGATTACATATTCTTGATAAATTAAACGAGACAATTTCTGCTCCAAGAGAAGACGTGAAACCTCACGCTCCGAAAATGGTAATGCTTGAGATCTCTAAAGATTTCATCGGTGCAGTTATCGGGCCTGGTGGAAAAATCATTCAGCAAATGCAGAAAGATACTGATACTGTTATCGCAATTGAAGAAGTTGGCGAAATCGGTAGAATTGAAATTTCTGGTGTTAGCAGAGAGAAAATCAACGAAGCGATTGCAAGAATCAACGAGATTACTTTTGTACCAACTGTAGGTGAAGTTTACCAAGGTAAAGTAGTAAAAGTGATGGATTTTGGAGCATTCGTAGCGATTGCAAAAGGTACTGAAGGTCTACTTCATATCTCTGAAATCGAATGGGCTCGTCTAGACAAAGTTCCTTACAAAGAAGGTGACGAAGTTGAGGTGAAATTTATGGGTTATGATGACCGTAAAAAAATGAAACTTTCTAGAAAAGTTTTATTGCCAAGACCAGAAAGACCGGCACAAAAGCCAAGAAATGAAGGTAACGTAAATCCTGAAGGTAAAGACCAACCGGGAGAACACAAGCCTTTGAATGAAGCTTAA
- a CDS encoding 5-fold beta-flower protein: MKKTLFICSLLFNLSITCAQTIESGSRNTAGYIKSDGTIENKSHSTVGYIKSDGTVENKSHSTIGRIKSDGTIENKSGSTVGYVKKDGTVENSSHSTLGYIKDNGTVENSSHGTIGNANGIKKEWAAVAFFFFKME, translated from the coding sequence ATGAAAAAAACACTATTCATTTGCTCCCTTCTATTTAACCTTTCTATTACATGTGCTCAAACTATTGAATCGGGAAGCCGTAATACAGCAGGTTACATCAAATCAGACGGAACAATTGAAAACAAAAGTCATTCTACAGTAGGTTATATTAAAAGCGACGGTACGGTTGAAAACAAAAGCCACAGCACAATTGGGAGAATCAAAAGCGATGGTACCATAGAAAACAAAAGTGGTTCTACTGTTGGTTATGTTAAAAAAGACGGAACAGTCGAAAACAGCAGCCATTCAACCCTTGGGTACATCAAAGACAACGGAACGGTGGAAAACAGCAGCCACGGTACGATCGGCAATGCTAATGGAATTAAAAAAGAATGGGCGGCAGTAGCTTTTTTCTTCTTTAAAATGGAATAA